One Candidatus Rokuibacteriota bacterium DNA segment encodes these proteins:
- a CDS encoding alpha/beta fold hydrolase — translation MTTAPSHSHDGAQLCDAAARRAFTVNGLTLRGLEWPAPGRPALCLLHGGSAHAHWFDAVVPAFQGRFHILSLDQRGHGESDWSGGPAYATEDFASDLVGVMAVMGWERMALAGHSMGGHNAMAFAAWHPERLSALCVVDSRPAIPSDRLHSLHRRGHRGPRRHESLEAALRNFRLLPPETTADPALLDHLGRQGIVEREGRFLYRFDPACSGTRRPVDAWPLLPRITAPTLLVRGEHSPIMPDAIAQEMAGHIRGSRVVEIPRAHHHLVLDEPAAFSAALGDFLFQRGQ, via the coding sequence ATGACGACCGCCCCGTCCCACTCACACGATGGTGCTCAACTCTGTGACGCTGCGGCGCGCCGGGCATTCACGGTCAACGGCCTCACGCTGCGGGGCCTCGAGTGGCCGGCCCCGGGCCGGCCGGCCCTCTGCCTTCTCCACGGCGGCTCGGCCCACGCCCACTGGTTCGATGCCGTGGTGCCGGCCTTCCAGGGGCGCTTCCACATCCTCTCACTGGACCAGCGCGGCCACGGGGAGAGCGACTGGTCCGGGGGGCCCGCCTATGCCACGGAGGACTTCGCCTCCGATCTGGTGGGTGTGATGGCCGTCATGGGCTGGGAACGGATGGCGCTGGCGGGCCACTCCATGGGCGGGCACAACGCCATGGCCTTCGCCGCCTGGCACCCGGAGCGCCTCTCGGCCCTGTGCGTCGTGGACAGCCGCCCGGCTATCCCCTCCGACCGGCTCCACTCCCTGCACCGCCGCGGCCACCGGGGCCCCCGGCGTCACGAGAGCCTGGAGGCGGCGCTGCGGAACTTCAGGCTCCTGCCGCCGGAGACCACAGCCGATCCCGCGCTGCTCGACCACCTGGGCCGCCAGGGGATCGTCGAGCGCGAAGGCCGCTTCCTGTATCGATTCGACCCGGCCTGCAGCGGCACACGGCGGCCCGTGGATGCCTGGCCGCTGCTGCCGCGCATCACGGCGCCGACCTTGCTCGTCCGCGGAGAACACTCCCCGATCATGCCCGACGCCATCGCGCAGGAGATGGCCGGGCACATCCGGGGCTCGCGGGTGGTGGAGATCCCGCGCGCCCATCATCACCTCGTGCTGGACGAGCCCGCGGCCTTCTCCGCGGCGCTGGGCGACTTCCTCTTCCAGCGGGGCCAGTAG
- a CDS encoding complex I NDUFA9 subunit family protein — protein sequence MKRIFVTGGTGFVGKSVIRALLAHGFLVRCLVRPGSEADLRGFEAIDRVPGDVLEPDALMGSVEGCSAIIHLVGIIREHPLHGVTFERLHTQATANMLAVAKQAGVKRFLHMSALGTRPEAASRYHRTKWEAELAVRASGLDWTIFRPSVIYGPGDEFVSLFTGMLRRLPVVPVLGDGRYRLQPVSVWQVAEGFARTLGLHQTIGQTYDVAGPTALPFDEVLDEIGRALGKPRVRKIHAPMGLVKLSTRLLQWLPMYPVTMDQLRMLEEGSVADPSRFYADMSLSPEPLALGLRRLLAPPR from the coding sequence ATGAAGCGCATCTTCGTGACGGGCGGCACGGGTTTCGTCGGCAAGTCCGTGATCCGGGCGCTGCTGGCCCACGGCTTCCTCGTGCGCTGCCTCGTCCGGCCCGGATCCGAGGCCGATCTGCGCGGCTTCGAGGCCATCGACCGGGTTCCTGGCGACGTGCTGGAGCCCGACGCGCTCATGGGGTCAGTGGAGGGCTGCTCGGCCATCATCCATCTCGTGGGCATCATCCGCGAGCACCCCCTCCACGGCGTCACCTTCGAGCGTCTGCACACCCAGGCCACGGCCAACATGCTGGCCGTGGCGAAGCAGGCCGGGGTCAAGCGGTTCCTCCACATGAGCGCGCTGGGGACGCGGCCCGAGGCCGCCTCGCGCTACCACCGCACCAAGTGGGAGGCCGAGCTGGCCGTCCGCGCCAGCGGGCTCGACTGGACGATCTTCCGCCCCTCGGTGATCTACGGTCCGGGAGACGAGTTCGTCTCGCTGTTCACGGGGATGCTCAGGCGGCTGCCCGTCGTGCCGGTGCTTGGCGACGGCCGCTACCGTCTCCAGCCGGTGAGCGTCTGGCAAGTGGCCGAGGGCTTCGCCCGGACGCTGGGCCTCCACCAGACCATCGGACAGACCTACGACGTGGCGGGCCCCACCGCCCTCCCCTTCGACGAGGTGCTGGACGAGATCGGCCGCGCTCTCGGCAAGCCGCGGGTACGGAAGATCCATGCCCCGATGGGGCTCGTCAAGCTCTCGACCCGGCTCCTGCAGTGGCTGCCCATGTATCCGGTGACCATGGATCAGCTCCGGATGCTCGAGGAGGGGAGCGTCGCCGACCCCTCGCGTTTCTACGCCGACATGAGTCTCAGCCCGGAGCCCCTCGCCCTCGGCCTCCGCCGCCTCCTCGCCCCCCCCCGATGA
- a CDS encoding polysaccharide deacetylase family protein, with product MQRPLAWLVPLSLLLLAAPAAAPATELLAPNELGRVMILEYHKIDTPEDRWTRTPANFRRDLERLRERGYRLVALGELLDGKLSLPRGTTPVVLTFDDSSPGQFRYLDRDGEWVVDPDSAVGILEAFERAHPGFGHAATFYVLPGADPPNRLFNQPALAGKKLAYLAGRGYEIGNHTLWHANLARYGEEVVRKQIITAQEWIQGHVPGYRPRTLALPMGAYPREVRWAVAGGRNGSSYRHDAILMVAGGAAPSPYARTLDPYRLPRIQATEAELGRWLAHFDRNPQERFVSDGDPAIVTVSKGQGARVRTRPGSQVVER from the coding sequence GTGCAGCGCCCGCTGGCCTGGCTCGTTCCCCTGTCGCTCCTGCTGCTCGCCGCCCCCGCCGCTGCCCCTGCCACCGAGCTTCTGGCGCCCAACGAGCTCGGGCGGGTCATGATCCTCGAATACCACAAGATCGACACGCCCGAGGACCGCTGGACGCGGACTCCGGCCAACTTCCGCCGGGACCTCGAGCGGCTCCGGGAGCGCGGCTACCGGCTCGTCGCCCTCGGCGAGCTCCTCGACGGCAAGCTCAGCCTGCCCCGCGGCACCACGCCCGTGGTCCTCACCTTCGACGACTCCTCGCCGGGGCAGTTCCGCTACCTCGATCGCGACGGCGAGTGGGTCGTCGACCCGGACTCGGCCGTGGGCATCCTCGAGGCCTTCGAGCGCGCCCACCCCGGCTTCGGCCACGCGGCGACATTCTACGTGCTGCCGGGAGCCGACCCCCCCAATCGCCTCTTCAATCAGCCCGCGCTGGCCGGGAAGAAGCTCGCCTATCTCGCCGGCCGTGGCTACGAGATCGGCAACCACACCCTCTGGCACGCCAACCTGGCCCGCTACGGCGAGGAGGTGGTGCGCAAGCAGATCATCACCGCCCAGGAGTGGATCCAGGGGCATGTGCCCGGCTACCGCCCGCGCACGCTGGCCTTGCCGATGGGCGCCTATCCGCGGGAGGTGCGGTGGGCGGTGGCGGGCGGCCGGAACGGCTCGAGCTACCGCCACGACGCGATCCTGATGGTGGCGGGAGGCGCCGCGCCCTCCCCGTATGCCAGGACGCTCGACCCCTACCGCCTGCCGAGAATCCAGGCGACGGAGGCGGAGCTCGGACGCTGGCTCGCTCACTTCGACCGGAACCCGCAGGAACGCTTCGTGAGCGACGGCGACCCGGCCATCGTCACAGTGTCGAAGGGCCAGGGAGCCAGGGTCCGCACGCGCCCCGGCTCCCAGGTCGTGGAGCGCTGA
- a CDS encoding carboxypeptidase regulatory-like domain-containing protein, whose translation MCGAVALGIVAALALVTSFLFSAPTGLQASQVEQEASRPTPAPAAPATPPAAPAPPVTLSGRVVDSGRATPLRGASVRAGELETRTDEEGRFSLGPLTGDRSVLVKMPGYERRRLTLEGAEPTVALKPHVVKAAYLTYYGVGDRGIRERVIELTNRTELNGVVIDVKGDRGLIPYRTGVPAALAAGAQGPVIIKDFEGLIADLKGRGVYTVARIVAFKDNVLATHRRDLAVIDTRTGRPWVDREKLAWVDPTREEVWDYLLAIAKEAAGKGFDEIQFDYVRFPTDGRLSAARYSRPNTQATRLETIAGFLAKARRELGPTGVFLAADVFGYTAFNENDTDIGQRIEEMAPHLDYVSPMVYPSGYHRGIPGFRNPVEHPYEVVRESVRLIRKRSTHATVQIRPWIQDFRDYAFDRRIFGVREIRAQMRGADEAGGAGWMLWNPRNDYTAEALRPKPVVARTSGS comes from the coding sequence ATGTGCGGCGCCGTGGCGCTCGGCATCGTGGCCGCCCTCGCCCTGGTCACCTCGTTTCTCTTCTCGGCGCCGACCGGGCTCCAGGCCAGCCAGGTCGAGCAGGAGGCGTCCCGCCCGACGCCCGCCCCCGCCGCGCCCGCGACACCTCCGGCCGCCCCCGCGCCGCCGGTCACCCTCAGCGGGCGGGTGGTGGACTCCGGCCGCGCCACGCCGCTCCGAGGGGCCTCGGTGAGGGCGGGTGAGCTCGAGACGCGCACAGACGAGGAGGGCCGCTTCTCGCTGGGGCCCCTCACGGGGGATCGGAGCGTCCTCGTCAAGATGCCGGGCTACGAGCGCCGCCGCCTCACCCTCGAGGGCGCGGAGCCGACGGTGGCGCTCAAGCCGCACGTGGTGAAGGCCGCCTACCTCACCTACTACGGCGTCGGCGACCGGGGCATCCGCGAGCGGGTGATCGAGCTGACGAACCGGACGGAGCTGAACGGAGTGGTCATCGACGTCAAGGGGGACCGCGGGCTGATCCCCTACCGGACGGGGGTGCCGGCGGCGCTCGCGGCGGGGGCCCAGGGGCCGGTGATCATCAAGGACTTCGAGGGCCTCATCGCCGACCTCAAGGGCCGCGGCGTCTACACCGTCGCCCGCATCGTCGCCTTCAAGGACAATGTCCTCGCCACCCACCGCCGGGACCTCGCCGTCATCGACACGCGCACCGGCAGGCCCTGGGTCGACAGGGAGAAGCTCGCCTGGGTGGATCCCACGCGCGAGGAGGTGTGGGACTACCTCCTCGCGATCGCGAAGGAGGCCGCGGGCAAGGGCTTCGACGAGATCCAGTTCGACTATGTGCGCTTCCCCACTGACGGCCGGCTGTCGGCGGCGCGCTACTCGCGCCCGAACACCCAGGCCACGAGGCTCGAGACCATCGCGGGCTTCCTGGCCAAAGCCCGTCGGGAGCTCGGGCCGACGGGGGTCTTCCTCGCCGCCGATGTGTTCGGCTACACGGCCTTCAACGAGAATGACACCGACATCGGCCAGAGGATCGAGGAGATGGCGCCCCACCTCGACTACGTCTCGCCGATGGTCTACCCCTCGGGCTACCACCGTGGCATCCCCGGCTTTCGCAACCCTGTGGAGCACCCCTACGAGGTCGTCCGCGAGAGCGTGCGGCTCATCCGGAAGCGGTCGACCCATGCCACGGTCCAGATCCGGCCCTGGATCCAGGACTTCCGCGACTACGCCTTCGACCGGCGGATCTTCGGCGTGAGGGAGATCCGGGCTCAGATGCGTGGGGCCGACGAGGCGGGGGGTGCCGGCTGGATGCTCTGGAACCCCCGAAACGACTACACGGCAGAAGCGCTGCGCCCGAAGCCGGTCGTGGCGAGGACATCCGGCTCCTGA
- a CDS encoding TIGR03084 family protein, protein MTMPLDEMRQDLEAEQAALDALVAGLTAAQWAAPTPSEGWAVRDQIAHLAHFDDVAAVAITDPEGFAREVAAALPDIPGYEARYLERGRALGPADLLAWWRAARRRLAGAAAGLGPKARVPWYGPPMSAMSFLSARLMESWLHGHDVTDALALPRRDTDRIRHILVLGVRTRAFSYTLHGLPPPAAPVRVELVLPSGARWEDGEAAAENRIAGPAVDFCRVVTHRRHLDDTRLTTAGPAAREWMLLAQAFAGRPAPGRRPGQFPTAHA, encoded by the coding sequence ATGACGATGCCCCTCGACGAGATGCGACAGGACCTCGAGGCCGAGCAGGCGGCGCTCGATGCGCTCGTGGCCGGCCTGACGGCCGCACAGTGGGCGGCGCCGACGCCGAGCGAGGGCTGGGCGGTGCGAGACCAGATCGCGCACCTCGCGCACTTCGACGACGTGGCGGCGGTGGCGATCACCGACCCCGAGGGCTTCGCCCGGGAGGTGGCGGCCGCGCTCCCGGACATCCCGGGCTACGAGGCCCGGTACCTCGAGCGGGGCCGGGCGCTCGGGCCGGCCGACCTCCTGGCCTGGTGGAGGGCGGCCCGACGGCGCCTCGCCGGGGCCGCGGCGGGACTCGGGCCGAAGGCGCGCGTGCCCTGGTACGGCCCACCCATGAGCGCCATGTCCTTCCTGAGCGCCCGCCTCATGGAAAGCTGGCTCCACGGCCACGACGTCACCGACGCCCTCGCGCTCCCCCGCCGCGACACCGACCGGATCCGCCACATCCTGGTGCTCGGCGTGCGGACGCGCGCCTTCTCCTACACGCTGCACGGCCTCCCGCCGCCCGCTGCCCCGGTGCGCGTCGAGCTGGTCCTCCCGTCGGGCGCCCGCTGGGAGGACGGGGAGGCGGCCGCCGAGAACCGCATCGCGGGACCGGCCGTGGACTTCTGCCGCGTCGTCACCCACCGGCGGCACCTGGACGACACGCGGCTCACCACCGCCGGGCCGGCCGCGCGCGAGTGGATGCTCCTCGCCCAGGCCTTCGCCGGTCGGCCGGCCCCGGGACGCCGCCCCGGCCAGTTCCCCACCGCGCACGCCTGA
- a CDS encoding DUF1343 domain-containing protein: MTLRSLRLALATAWLAVAVPTGAWAQPLDWTELDEAARDAIAAGDLPGAVIVVGQGDRILHRQAYGSRALTPAVEPMTLDTVFDIASLTKVVATTPAVLALWEQGRLDLDAPLGRYLREFAGPAFRGVTLRGMLTHSAGFSDLPSPRAIPRGLPQAVGLLAKEHLAYTPGTTFHYSDTGFILLGEVVRRVSGERLDRFARRRFFAPLGMRSTVFQLPEAWRGRTAPTEVLGGQVLRGVVHDGNARLLGGVAGHAGLFSTADDLARFCRMLLEGGMLAGRRHLKEATVDAMFAPRITGETTRGLGWDMASPYSRALGAYFPVGSVGHTGFTGTSIWMDPPTRTYAVVLTNRVHPYGKGKVVDLRRRVSAVAGALLFGPREPPSAGPAATEVSAPAADEAAARSGPTRTGLDQLVAQGFALLQGRSVGLVTNHTGVDAQGRRGLDLLAAAPGLKLRAVFSPEHGLGGQLDSNVPNGRDQPTGLRVWSLYGSERRPSPAMLEGVDTLVFDLQDVGVRYYTYLTTLVYVLEEGARHGIPVVVLDRPNPLTGRTVEGPLMDPDLRSFTAPHSLPVRTGMTVGEFARMVVAERQLPVALSVVPMEGWDRSRWFDETGLPWVNPSPNIRSPLQALLYAGVGLLEATNLSVGRGTDMPFEVVGAPWIGDPAGLAVALNGLGLAGLRFEPISFTPSASVFAGQIVNGVRLVVTEREAFRPVQAGLAMARVLMERYPAQFRPAAIQNLLVNRSTMWTLLLRSPLPRIWSWAEAGRASFLQRRASYLIY, encoded by the coding sequence ATGACTCTGCGCTCCCTGCGACTAGCCCTCGCCACTGCCTGGCTGGCCGTGGCGGTGCCCACCGGGGCCTGGGCCCAGCCCCTGGACTGGACGGAGCTCGACGAGGCGGCCCGGGATGCCATCGCCGCGGGGGACCTGCCGGGGGCCGTCATCGTGGTGGGGCAAGGTGACCGCATCCTCCACCGGCAGGCGTACGGCTCCCGGGCCCTCACGCCGGCCGTCGAGCCCATGACGCTCGACACGGTGTTCGACATCGCCTCGCTGACCAAGGTGGTGGCGACGACCCCCGCCGTGCTCGCTCTCTGGGAGCAGGGCCGGCTGGACCTCGATGCCCCGCTGGGCCGCTACCTCCGAGAGTTCGCCGGACCGGCCTTCCGCGGCGTGACCCTCCGGGGCATGCTGACCCACAGCGCCGGCTTCTCCGATCTACCCTCTCCCCGGGCCATCCCCAGGGGGCTGCCCCAGGCCGTGGGGCTCCTGGCCAAGGAGCACCTGGCGTACACTCCGGGAACGACCTTTCACTACAGCGACACGGGCTTCATCCTCCTGGGCGAGGTGGTGCGCCGGGTGAGCGGCGAGCGACTCGATCGGTTCGCGCGGCGGCGCTTCTTCGCGCCCCTCGGCATGCGGAGCACCGTCTTCCAGCTTCCCGAGGCGTGGCGGGGGCGCACCGCCCCCACCGAGGTGCTCGGCGGGCAGGTGCTGCGCGGGGTAGTCCACGACGGCAACGCCCGGCTCCTCGGGGGCGTGGCGGGACACGCGGGCCTCTTCTCCACGGCCGATGACCTGGCCCGCTTCTGCCGCATGCTGCTCGAGGGGGGAATGCTCGCCGGCCGCCGCCATCTGAAGGAGGCCACCGTGGATGCCATGTTCGCGCCGCGCATCACCGGCGAGACGACGCGGGGCCTCGGCTGGGACATGGCCTCGCCGTACTCGCGCGCGCTGGGCGCCTATTTCCCGGTGGGCTCGGTGGGGCACACGGGCTTCACGGGAACGTCCATCTGGATGGATCCCCCCACTCGCACCTACGCCGTCGTCCTGACGAACCGCGTGCACCCGTACGGCAAGGGCAAGGTCGTGGACCTGCGCCGGCGCGTGAGTGCCGTGGCGGGGGCGTTGCTCTTCGGCCCCCGCGAGCCGCCCTCGGCGGGGCCGGCGGCGACCGAGGTCTCGGCGCCAGCTGCCGATGAGGCCGCCGCTCGGAGCGGGCCGACGCGGACCGGGCTCGACCAGCTCGTCGCCCAAGGCTTCGCCCTGCTCCAGGGGCGCTCCGTCGGGCTCGTCACCAATCACACCGGGGTGGATGCCCAGGGCCGGCGGGGGCTGGACCTCCTGGCCGCCGCCCCCGGCCTCAAGCTACGCGCCGTCTTCTCCCCCGAGCACGGGCTCGGCGGCCAGCTGGACAGCAATGTCCCGAACGGCCGCGACCAGCCAACGGGACTGCGCGTGTGGAGCCTCTACGGCTCAGAGCGGCGCCCCTCGCCGGCGATGCTCGAGGGGGTCGACACGCTGGTCTTCGACCTCCAGGACGTGGGCGTGCGGTACTACACCTACCTCACGACCCTCGTCTACGTGCTCGAGGAGGGCGCGCGCCACGGCATCCCCGTGGTGGTGCTCGACCGCCCGAACCCGCTCACGGGTCGGACGGTCGAGGGGCCGCTCATGGATCCCGATCTGCGGTCGTTCACGGCGCCCCATTCGTTGCCCGTCCGGACGGGCATGACCGTGGGCGAGTTCGCGCGGATGGTCGTCGCCGAGCGGCAGCTGCCCGTGGCGCTCAGCGTGGTTCCGATGGAAGGGTGGGACCGCAGCCGCTGGTTCGACGAGACGGGGTTGCCGTGGGTCAACCCATCCCCCAATATCCGCTCGCCCCTCCAGGCGTTGCTCTACGCCGGCGTGGGGCTCCTGGAGGCGACCAATCTCTCGGTGGGCCGGGGGACGGACATGCCCTTCGAGGTGGTGGGGGCGCCATGGATCGGCGATCCGGCGGGGCTCGCGGTGGCGCTCAACGGGCTGGGGCTCGCCGGCCTGCGCTTCGAGCCAATCAGCTTCACGCCCTCGGCGAGCGTCTTCGCCGGCCAGATCGTCAACGGGGTGCGCCTCGTGGTGACGGAGCGGGAGGCCTTCAGACCGGTGCAGGCGGGACTGGCCATGGCGCGGGTGCTGATGGAGCGCTACCCGGCCCAGTTCCGGCCGGCGGCCATCCAGAACCTGCTGGTGAATCGCTCGACCATGTGGACTCTCCTCCTGCGCAGCCCTCTCCCGCGCATCTGGAGCTGGGCCGAGGCCGGGCGCGCGAGCTTTCTCCAGCGCCGCGCGTCGTATCTGATTTACTGA